Proteins encoded within one genomic window of Bombus terrestris chromosome 11, iyBomTerr1.2, whole genome shotgun sequence:
- the LOC100646750 gene encoding DENN domain-containing protein 1A isoform X2, giving the protein MGSRLRDNVQHLFECFCEVAAPLGEKPPWILQKYPTSFLDEEILKSVPKFAYPCEIENLMVQHFSFVLTSIDSKWTFGFCRHDPKTDTALVILSVLPWHEIFYKLLNNIATLMSNGTGEDLWKFLETVYKSPVPIPGSSISIPVPNSKVNFVCQSPKQFQLPSIPENRNLTEYYSAVDAHNMMIIFASMLYERRIIFTSKRLSRLSACVQACNALIYPMIWQHIYIPVLPLSLIDYLLAPMPFLIGVPTPTLQRVRKSDLGEVVILDADINTVESPFQDLESLPQDVVTNLKKALRNRSALLGDGVSRAFLRALVQLTAGYRDALTLEQGQSITFNQNAFVESRPSSMQPFLRKMLELQIFQQFIEERLNMLNSGLGFSDEFEMEACSYSAKSGSKFMQQYREWTYAMRKESSAFFRSVKDKVKDKGKDMKTAYKGLKWKGRSNRNDVSMRFHQPRSAPSSPTSDRRPIDFTSPPKSPNGFTATTSYRKDLRIRNSNFADPSRKQYSPLSPSSPEESDFPPERVNIDLMQELRHVIFPNTPPVDRTLKPVRSLDSLRPAWSGHIRHGPPPSTIVTNQTVTPSTKTTSCTPHSTTLISPVDQSNILLNTNDMSNSQINANNSTFPFDAMGSKLNKTREETDKSLLLPALQRCNDNVQTSNISYKIHTTEFMKYNTSLYSRKADMEQCKNDFENSTKNSTFYTDNIFPNHDSDLYPKENDPFDTSKVFMPSYLHPPIFQATNASLSVNCHVPSHAYNSTSCSAYSKESPEVPDLIRLDSTTSNDDFDPLLSKSSEFASSKQMTQSLHIPEMGEGLSNPLYPYFQPLHKSNDKPQKSSDNTGDLDLLQAYGLDFNKFSISNGDSPSRNSTICNSSESSINIDSPFSLGPAIKSQNNWTKFE; this is encoded by the exons ATGGGTTCCAGATTGAG gGACAATGTGCAACATCTTTTTGAATGTTTCTGTGAGGTAGCTGCACCATTGGGAGAAAAACCACCTTGGATACTGCAAAAGTATCCAACTTCTTTTTTAGATGAGGAAATACTTAAATCTGTCCCTAAATTTGCCTATCCATGTGAGATTGAAAA TTTGATGGTGcaacatttttcatttgtaCTCACTAGTATAGATTCAAAATGGACATTTGGATTTTGCAGACATGATCCTAAGACAGATACAGCACTAGTAATTTTAAGTGTCCTACCATGgcatgaaatattttacaa GcttttaaataatattgcaaCTTTAATGAGCAATGGCACTGGAGAAGATCTTTGGAAATTTCTTGAAACTGTATATAAAAGTCCAGTACCCATCCCTGGTAGTTCTATTTCTATTCCTGTACCAAATTCTAAAGTg aatttcgtTTGCCAAAGTCCAAAACAATTTCAATTACCAAGTATACCTGAGAAT AGAAACTTGACCGAATATTATAGTGCTGTCGATGCCCACAATATGATGATTATATTTGCTTCCATGTTATATGAGCGTCGAATTATTTTCACTTCAAAACGTCTTTCAAGATTAAGCGCTTGCGTTCAAGCATGTAACGCCTTAATTTATCCTATGATTTggcaacatatatatattccagTTTTACCATTGTCTTTAATTGATTATTTATTGGCGCCGATGCCGTTTTTGATCGGCGTACCCACCCCAACGCTTCAG AGAGTACGTAAAAGTGATCTAGGAGAAGTAGTTATATTGGACGCCGACATTAACACTGTAGAGTCCCCGTTTCAAGATTTGGAATCTTTGCCTCAGGATGTA GTGACAAACTTGAAAAAGGCATTACGTAATAGATCCGCCCTACTCGGAGACGGTGTGTCAAGggcatttttacgagcgttaGTACAATTAACAGCTGGCTATAGGGACGCATTAACGTTAGAGCAAGGACAGAGTATTACGTTCAATCAGAATGCATTTGTGGAGAGCAGACCATCGTCAATGCAAccttttttaagaaaaatgttGGAACTACAAATATTTCAACAG tTTATAGAAGAAAGACTGAATATGCTTAATTCGGGACTTGGCTTTTCTGATGAATTTGAAATGGAGGCCTGCAGCTATTCTGCTAAATCTGGTAGCAAATTTATGCAGCAATATCGAGAATGGACTTACGCTATGCGAAAGGAAAGTTCTGCATTTTTTCGCAGTGTGAAAGACAAG GTAAAAGACAAAGGGAAGGATATGAAAACAGCATATAAAGGATTAAAATGGAAAG GACGATCAAATAGAAACGATGTTAGTATGAGATTCCATCAACCAAGATCAGCGCCTAGTTCACCTACGTCGGATAGAAGGCCTATCGATTTTACATCTCCACCAAAATCACCAAATGGTTTTACAGCTACTACTAGTTATAGGAAAGATCTTCGAATACGTAACAGTAATTTCGCCGATCCAAG TAGGAAACAGTATTCACCACTAAGTCCTAGTTCTCCAGAAGAATCCGATTTTCCACCAGAGAGAGTGAATATTGATCTAATGCAAGAACTCCGTCATGTGATATTTCCCAATACACCTCCCGTTGATAGAACG TTGAAACCAGTGCGCAGTTTAGACAGCTTGAGACCTGCATGGAGTGGGCATATACGGCACGGCCCTCCACCTAGTACAATTGTCACAAACCAAACTGTTACTCCTTCCACAAAAACTACATCCTGTACTCCACATTCCACCACTTTGATTAGTCCAGTTGATCAATCAAATATTTTGCTAAATACCAATGATATGTCAAATTCTCAAATTAATGCAAATAATAGCACGTTTCCATTTGATGCTATGGGATCGAAACTAAATAAAACGCGAGAAGAAACCGATAAATCATTACTTCTTCCCGCTTTACAGAGATGTAATGATAATGTTCAAACGAGTAACATTTCATATAAGATTCATACAACtgaatttatgaaatataatactTCATTATATTCTCGAAAAGCTGATATGGAGCAATGTAAAaatgattttgaaaattcaacaaAAAACTCTACGTTTTATACCgacaatatttttccaaatcaTGATTCTGATCTTTATCCGAAAGAAAATGATCCTTTTGATACTAGTAAAGTGTTTATGCCTTCCTATTTGCATCCACCCATCTTTCAAGCTACAAATGCATCGTTGTCTGTTAATTGTCACGTTCCATCCCATGCATACAATAGTACATCTTGTTCTGCATATTCAAAG GAATCTCCTGAAGTGCCAGATTTGATTAGATTAGATTCGACAACGAGCAACGATGACTTCGACCCATTGCTTTCTAAATCATCAGAATTCGCGAGTTCTAAACAAATGACTCAATCATTGCATATACCTGAAATGGGCGAAGGTCTTAGCAACCCGTTGTATCCTTATTTCCAACCATTGCACAAAAGTAACGATAAGCCACAAAAATCTTCCGATAATACCGGCGATTTGGATCTGTTGCAAGCCTACGGTttggattttaataaatttagtatAAGTAATGGTGATTCACCATCGAGAAATTCTACAATATGCAACTCATCCGAAAGCAGTATTAATATCGATAGTCCGTTCAGCTTAGGGCCTGCCATTAAGTCACAAAATAACTGGACAAAATTTGAATAG
- the LOC100646750 gene encoding DENN domain-containing protein 1A isoform X3, protein MGSRLRDNVQHLFECFCEVAAPLGEKPPWILQKYPTSFLDEEILKSVPKFAYPCEIENLMVQHFSFVLTSIDSKWTFGFCRHDPKTDTALVILSVLPWHEIFYKLLNNIATLMSNGTGEDLWKFLETVYKSPVPIPGSSISIPVPNSKVNFVCQSPKQFQLPSIPENVTNLKKALRNRSALLGDGVSRAFLRALVQLTAGYRDALTLEQGQSITFNQNAFVESRPSSMQPFLRKMLELQIFQQFIEERLNMLNSGLGFSDEFEMEACSYSAKSGSKFMQQYREWTYAMRKESSAFFRSVKDKANPAVKYAVKSVKDKGKDMKTAYKGLKWKGRSNRNDVSMRFHQPRSAPSSPTSDRRPIDFTSPPKSPNGFTATTSYRKDLRIRNSNFADPSRKQYSPLSPSSPEESDFPPERVNIDLMQELRHVIFPNTPPVDRTLKPVRSLDSLRPAWSGHIRHGPPPSTIVTNQTVTPSTKTTSCTPHSTTLISPVDQSNILLNTNDMSNSQINANNSTFPFDAMGSKLNKTREETDKSLLLPALQRCNDNVQTSNISYKIHTTEFMKYNTSLYSRKADMEQCKNDFENSTKNSTFYTDNIFPNHDSDLYPKENDPFDTSKVFMPSYLHPPIFQATNASLSVNCHVPSHAYNSTSCSAYSKESPEVPDLIRLDSTTSNDDFDPLLSKSSEFASSKQMTQSLHIPEMGEGLSNPLYPYFQPLHKSNDKPQKSSDNTGDLDLLQAYGLDFNKFSISNGDSPSRNSTICNSSESSINIDSPFSLGPAIKSQNNWTKFE, encoded by the exons ATGGGTTCCAGATTGAG gGACAATGTGCAACATCTTTTTGAATGTTTCTGTGAGGTAGCTGCACCATTGGGAGAAAAACCACCTTGGATACTGCAAAAGTATCCAACTTCTTTTTTAGATGAGGAAATACTTAAATCTGTCCCTAAATTTGCCTATCCATGTGAGATTGAAAA TTTGATGGTGcaacatttttcatttgtaCTCACTAGTATAGATTCAAAATGGACATTTGGATTTTGCAGACATGATCCTAAGACAGATACAGCACTAGTAATTTTAAGTGTCCTACCATGgcatgaaatattttacaa GcttttaaataatattgcaaCTTTAATGAGCAATGGCACTGGAGAAGATCTTTGGAAATTTCTTGAAACTGTATATAAAAGTCCAGTACCCATCCCTGGTAGTTCTATTTCTATTCCTGTACCAAATTCTAAAGTg aatttcgtTTGCCAAAGTCCAAAACAATTTCAATTACCAAGTATACCTGAGAAT GTGACAAACTTGAAAAAGGCATTACGTAATAGATCCGCCCTACTCGGAGACGGTGTGTCAAGggcatttttacgagcgttaGTACAATTAACAGCTGGCTATAGGGACGCATTAACGTTAGAGCAAGGACAGAGTATTACGTTCAATCAGAATGCATTTGTGGAGAGCAGACCATCGTCAATGCAAccttttttaagaaaaatgttGGAACTACAAATATTTCAACAG tTTATAGAAGAAAGACTGAATATGCTTAATTCGGGACTTGGCTTTTCTGATGAATTTGAAATGGAGGCCTGCAGCTATTCTGCTAAATCTGGTAGCAAATTTATGCAGCAATATCGAGAATGGACTTACGCTATGCGAAAGGAAAGTTCTGCATTTTTTCGCAGTGTGAAAGACAAG GCCAATCCAGCTGTAAAATATGCAGTTAAATCA GTAAAAGACAAAGGGAAGGATATGAAAACAGCATATAAAGGATTAAAATGGAAAG GACGATCAAATAGAAACGATGTTAGTATGAGATTCCATCAACCAAGATCAGCGCCTAGTTCACCTACGTCGGATAGAAGGCCTATCGATTTTACATCTCCACCAAAATCACCAAATGGTTTTACAGCTACTACTAGTTATAGGAAAGATCTTCGAATACGTAACAGTAATTTCGCCGATCCAAG TAGGAAACAGTATTCACCACTAAGTCCTAGTTCTCCAGAAGAATCCGATTTTCCACCAGAGAGAGTGAATATTGATCTAATGCAAGAACTCCGTCATGTGATATTTCCCAATACACCTCCCGTTGATAGAACG TTGAAACCAGTGCGCAGTTTAGACAGCTTGAGACCTGCATGGAGTGGGCATATACGGCACGGCCCTCCACCTAGTACAATTGTCACAAACCAAACTGTTACTCCTTCCACAAAAACTACATCCTGTACTCCACATTCCACCACTTTGATTAGTCCAGTTGATCAATCAAATATTTTGCTAAATACCAATGATATGTCAAATTCTCAAATTAATGCAAATAATAGCACGTTTCCATTTGATGCTATGGGATCGAAACTAAATAAAACGCGAGAAGAAACCGATAAATCATTACTTCTTCCCGCTTTACAGAGATGTAATGATAATGTTCAAACGAGTAACATTTCATATAAGATTCATACAACtgaatttatgaaatataatactTCATTATATTCTCGAAAAGCTGATATGGAGCAATGTAAAaatgattttgaaaattcaacaaAAAACTCTACGTTTTATACCgacaatatttttccaaatcaTGATTCTGATCTTTATCCGAAAGAAAATGATCCTTTTGATACTAGTAAAGTGTTTATGCCTTCCTATTTGCATCCACCCATCTTTCAAGCTACAAATGCATCGTTGTCTGTTAATTGTCACGTTCCATCCCATGCATACAATAGTACATCTTGTTCTGCATATTCAAAG GAATCTCCTGAAGTGCCAGATTTGATTAGATTAGATTCGACAACGAGCAACGATGACTTCGACCCATTGCTTTCTAAATCATCAGAATTCGCGAGTTCTAAACAAATGACTCAATCATTGCATATACCTGAAATGGGCGAAGGTCTTAGCAACCCGTTGTATCCTTATTTCCAACCATTGCACAAAAGTAACGATAAGCCACAAAAATCTTCCGATAATACCGGCGATTTGGATCTGTTGCAAGCCTACGGTttggattttaataaatttagtatAAGTAATGGTGATTCACCATCGAGAAATTCTACAATATGCAACTCATCCGAAAGCAGTATTAATATCGATAGTCCGTTCAGCTTAGGGCCTGCCATTAAGTCACAAAATAACTGGACAAAATTTGAATAG
- the LOC100646750 gene encoding DENN domain-containing protein 1B isoform X4, whose protein sequence is MGSRLRDNVQHLFECFCEVAAPLGEKPPWILQKYPTSFLDEEILKSVPKFAYPCEIENLMVQHFSFVLTSIDSKWTFGFCRHDPKTDTALVILSVLPWHEIFYKLLNNIATLMSNGTGEDLWKFLETVYKSPVPIPGSSISIPVPNSKVNFVCQSPKQFQLPSIPENRNLTEYYSAVDAHNMMIIFASMLYERRIIFTSKRLSRLSACVQACNALIYPMIWQHIYIPVLPLSLIDYLLAPMPFLIGVPTPTLQRVRKSDLGEVVILDADINTVESPFQDLESLPQDVVTNLKKALRNRSALLGDGVSRAFLRALVQLTAGYRDALTLEQGQSITFNQNAFVESRPSSMQPFLRKMLELQIFQQFIEERLNMLNSGLGFSDEFEMEACSYSAKSGSKFMQQYREWTYAMRKESSAFFRSVKDKANPAVKYAVKSVKDKGKDMKTAYKGLKWKGRSNRNDVSMRFHQPRSAPSSPTSDRRPIDFTSPPKSPNGFTATTSYRKDLRIRNSNFADPSRKQYSPLSPSSPEESDFPPERVNIDLMQELRHVIFPNTPPVDRTESPEVPDLIRLDSTTSNDDFDPLLSKSSEFASSKQMTQSLHIPEMGEGLSNPLYPYFQPLHKSNDKPQKSSDNTGDLDLLQAYGLDFNKFSISNGDSPSRNSTICNSSESSINIDSPFSLGPAIKSQNNWTKFE, encoded by the exons ATGGGTTCCAGATTGAG gGACAATGTGCAACATCTTTTTGAATGTTTCTGTGAGGTAGCTGCACCATTGGGAGAAAAACCACCTTGGATACTGCAAAAGTATCCAACTTCTTTTTTAGATGAGGAAATACTTAAATCTGTCCCTAAATTTGCCTATCCATGTGAGATTGAAAA TTTGATGGTGcaacatttttcatttgtaCTCACTAGTATAGATTCAAAATGGACATTTGGATTTTGCAGACATGATCCTAAGACAGATACAGCACTAGTAATTTTAAGTGTCCTACCATGgcatgaaatattttacaa GcttttaaataatattgcaaCTTTAATGAGCAATGGCACTGGAGAAGATCTTTGGAAATTTCTTGAAACTGTATATAAAAGTCCAGTACCCATCCCTGGTAGTTCTATTTCTATTCCTGTACCAAATTCTAAAGTg aatttcgtTTGCCAAAGTCCAAAACAATTTCAATTACCAAGTATACCTGAGAAT AGAAACTTGACCGAATATTATAGTGCTGTCGATGCCCACAATATGATGATTATATTTGCTTCCATGTTATATGAGCGTCGAATTATTTTCACTTCAAAACGTCTTTCAAGATTAAGCGCTTGCGTTCAAGCATGTAACGCCTTAATTTATCCTATGATTTggcaacatatatatattccagTTTTACCATTGTCTTTAATTGATTATTTATTGGCGCCGATGCCGTTTTTGATCGGCGTACCCACCCCAACGCTTCAG AGAGTACGTAAAAGTGATCTAGGAGAAGTAGTTATATTGGACGCCGACATTAACACTGTAGAGTCCCCGTTTCAAGATTTGGAATCTTTGCCTCAGGATGTA GTGACAAACTTGAAAAAGGCATTACGTAATAGATCCGCCCTACTCGGAGACGGTGTGTCAAGggcatttttacgagcgttaGTACAATTAACAGCTGGCTATAGGGACGCATTAACGTTAGAGCAAGGACAGAGTATTACGTTCAATCAGAATGCATTTGTGGAGAGCAGACCATCGTCAATGCAAccttttttaagaaaaatgttGGAACTACAAATATTTCAACAG tTTATAGAAGAAAGACTGAATATGCTTAATTCGGGACTTGGCTTTTCTGATGAATTTGAAATGGAGGCCTGCAGCTATTCTGCTAAATCTGGTAGCAAATTTATGCAGCAATATCGAGAATGGACTTACGCTATGCGAAAGGAAAGTTCTGCATTTTTTCGCAGTGTGAAAGACAAG GCCAATCCAGCTGTAAAATATGCAGTTAAATCA GTAAAAGACAAAGGGAAGGATATGAAAACAGCATATAAAGGATTAAAATGGAAAG GACGATCAAATAGAAACGATGTTAGTATGAGATTCCATCAACCAAGATCAGCGCCTAGTTCACCTACGTCGGATAGAAGGCCTATCGATTTTACATCTCCACCAAAATCACCAAATGGTTTTACAGCTACTACTAGTTATAGGAAAGATCTTCGAATACGTAACAGTAATTTCGCCGATCCAAG TAGGAAACAGTATTCACCACTAAGTCCTAGTTCTCCAGAAGAATCCGATTTTCCACCAGAGAGAGTGAATATTGATCTAATGCAAGAACTCCGTCATGTGATATTTCCCAATACACCTCCCGTTGATAGAACG GAATCTCCTGAAGTGCCAGATTTGATTAGATTAGATTCGACAACGAGCAACGATGACTTCGACCCATTGCTTTCTAAATCATCAGAATTCGCGAGTTCTAAACAAATGACTCAATCATTGCATATACCTGAAATGGGCGAAGGTCTTAGCAACCCGTTGTATCCTTATTTCCAACCATTGCACAAAAGTAACGATAAGCCACAAAAATCTTCCGATAATACCGGCGATTTGGATCTGTTGCAAGCCTACGGTttggattttaataaatttagtatAAGTAATGGTGATTCACCATCGAGAAATTCTACAATATGCAACTCATCCGAAAGCAGTATTAATATCGATAGTCCGTTCAGCTTAGGGCCTGCCATTAAGTCACAAAATAACTGGACAAAATTTGAATAG
- the LOC100646750 gene encoding DENN domain-containing protein 1A isoform X1, whose product MGSRLRDNVQHLFECFCEVAAPLGEKPPWILQKYPTSFLDEEILKSVPKFAYPCEIENLMVQHFSFVLTSIDSKWTFGFCRHDPKTDTALVILSVLPWHEIFYKLLNNIATLMSNGTGEDLWKFLETVYKSPVPIPGSSISIPVPNSKVNFVCQSPKQFQLPSIPENRNLTEYYSAVDAHNMMIIFASMLYERRIIFTSKRLSRLSACVQACNALIYPMIWQHIYIPVLPLSLIDYLLAPMPFLIGVPTPTLQRVRKSDLGEVVILDADINTVESPFQDLESLPQDVVTNLKKALRNRSALLGDGVSRAFLRALVQLTAGYRDALTLEQGQSITFNQNAFVESRPSSMQPFLRKMLELQIFQQFIEERLNMLNSGLGFSDEFEMEACSYSAKSGSKFMQQYREWTYAMRKESSAFFRSVKDKANPAVKYAVKSVKDKGKDMKTAYKGLKWKGRSNRNDVSMRFHQPRSAPSSPTSDRRPIDFTSPPKSPNGFTATTSYRKDLRIRNSNFADPSRKQYSPLSPSSPEESDFPPERVNIDLMQELRHVIFPNTPPVDRTLKPVRSLDSLRPAWSGHIRHGPPPSTIVTNQTVTPSTKTTSCTPHSTTLISPVDQSNILLNTNDMSNSQINANNSTFPFDAMGSKLNKTREETDKSLLLPALQRCNDNVQTSNISYKIHTTEFMKYNTSLYSRKADMEQCKNDFENSTKNSTFYTDNIFPNHDSDLYPKENDPFDTSKVFMPSYLHPPIFQATNASLSVNCHVPSHAYNSTSCSAYSKESPEVPDLIRLDSTTSNDDFDPLLSKSSEFASSKQMTQSLHIPEMGEGLSNPLYPYFQPLHKSNDKPQKSSDNTGDLDLLQAYGLDFNKFSISNGDSPSRNSTICNSSESSINIDSPFSLGPAIKSQNNWTKFE is encoded by the exons ATGGGTTCCAGATTGAG gGACAATGTGCAACATCTTTTTGAATGTTTCTGTGAGGTAGCTGCACCATTGGGAGAAAAACCACCTTGGATACTGCAAAAGTATCCAACTTCTTTTTTAGATGAGGAAATACTTAAATCTGTCCCTAAATTTGCCTATCCATGTGAGATTGAAAA TTTGATGGTGcaacatttttcatttgtaCTCACTAGTATAGATTCAAAATGGACATTTGGATTTTGCAGACATGATCCTAAGACAGATACAGCACTAGTAATTTTAAGTGTCCTACCATGgcatgaaatattttacaa GcttttaaataatattgcaaCTTTAATGAGCAATGGCACTGGAGAAGATCTTTGGAAATTTCTTGAAACTGTATATAAAAGTCCAGTACCCATCCCTGGTAGTTCTATTTCTATTCCTGTACCAAATTCTAAAGTg aatttcgtTTGCCAAAGTCCAAAACAATTTCAATTACCAAGTATACCTGAGAAT AGAAACTTGACCGAATATTATAGTGCTGTCGATGCCCACAATATGATGATTATATTTGCTTCCATGTTATATGAGCGTCGAATTATTTTCACTTCAAAACGTCTTTCAAGATTAAGCGCTTGCGTTCAAGCATGTAACGCCTTAATTTATCCTATGATTTggcaacatatatatattccagTTTTACCATTGTCTTTAATTGATTATTTATTGGCGCCGATGCCGTTTTTGATCGGCGTACCCACCCCAACGCTTCAG AGAGTACGTAAAAGTGATCTAGGAGAAGTAGTTATATTGGACGCCGACATTAACACTGTAGAGTCCCCGTTTCAAGATTTGGAATCTTTGCCTCAGGATGTA GTGACAAACTTGAAAAAGGCATTACGTAATAGATCCGCCCTACTCGGAGACGGTGTGTCAAGggcatttttacgagcgttaGTACAATTAACAGCTGGCTATAGGGACGCATTAACGTTAGAGCAAGGACAGAGTATTACGTTCAATCAGAATGCATTTGTGGAGAGCAGACCATCGTCAATGCAAccttttttaagaaaaatgttGGAACTACAAATATTTCAACAG tTTATAGAAGAAAGACTGAATATGCTTAATTCGGGACTTGGCTTTTCTGATGAATTTGAAATGGAGGCCTGCAGCTATTCTGCTAAATCTGGTAGCAAATTTATGCAGCAATATCGAGAATGGACTTACGCTATGCGAAAGGAAAGTTCTGCATTTTTTCGCAGTGTGAAAGACAAG GCCAATCCAGCTGTAAAATATGCAGTTAAATCA GTAAAAGACAAAGGGAAGGATATGAAAACAGCATATAAAGGATTAAAATGGAAAG GACGATCAAATAGAAACGATGTTAGTATGAGATTCCATCAACCAAGATCAGCGCCTAGTTCACCTACGTCGGATAGAAGGCCTATCGATTTTACATCTCCACCAAAATCACCAAATGGTTTTACAGCTACTACTAGTTATAGGAAAGATCTTCGAATACGTAACAGTAATTTCGCCGATCCAAG TAGGAAACAGTATTCACCACTAAGTCCTAGTTCTCCAGAAGAATCCGATTTTCCACCAGAGAGAGTGAATATTGATCTAATGCAAGAACTCCGTCATGTGATATTTCCCAATACACCTCCCGTTGATAGAACG TTGAAACCAGTGCGCAGTTTAGACAGCTTGAGACCTGCATGGAGTGGGCATATACGGCACGGCCCTCCACCTAGTACAATTGTCACAAACCAAACTGTTACTCCTTCCACAAAAACTACATCCTGTACTCCACATTCCACCACTTTGATTAGTCCAGTTGATCAATCAAATATTTTGCTAAATACCAATGATATGTCAAATTCTCAAATTAATGCAAATAATAGCACGTTTCCATTTGATGCTATGGGATCGAAACTAAATAAAACGCGAGAAGAAACCGATAAATCATTACTTCTTCCCGCTTTACAGAGATGTAATGATAATGTTCAAACGAGTAACATTTCATATAAGATTCATACAACtgaatttatgaaatataatactTCATTATATTCTCGAAAAGCTGATATGGAGCAATGTAAAaatgattttgaaaattcaacaaAAAACTCTACGTTTTATACCgacaatatttttccaaatcaTGATTCTGATCTTTATCCGAAAGAAAATGATCCTTTTGATACTAGTAAAGTGTTTATGCCTTCCTATTTGCATCCACCCATCTTTCAAGCTACAAATGCATCGTTGTCTGTTAATTGTCACGTTCCATCCCATGCATACAATAGTACATCTTGTTCTGCATATTCAAAG GAATCTCCTGAAGTGCCAGATTTGATTAGATTAGATTCGACAACGAGCAACGATGACTTCGACCCATTGCTTTCTAAATCATCAGAATTCGCGAGTTCTAAACAAATGACTCAATCATTGCATATACCTGAAATGGGCGAAGGTCTTAGCAACCCGTTGTATCCTTATTTCCAACCATTGCACAAAAGTAACGATAAGCCACAAAAATCTTCCGATAATACCGGCGATTTGGATCTGTTGCAAGCCTACGGTttggattttaataaatttagtatAAGTAATGGTGATTCACCATCGAGAAATTCTACAATATGCAACTCATCCGAAAGCAGTATTAATATCGATAGTCCGTTCAGCTTAGGGCCTGCCATTAAGTCACAAAATAACTGGACAAAATTTGAATAG